Genomic segment of Mycolicibacterium psychrotolerans:
CCGCGTGTCGACAGTCTGGCCGTAACTCATCGTCTGCTGTGTGGTCACGGCGCCGGTGCCGGCCTCGTTCCAGCGGAGCACGGCGCCGCGCAGCTTCGACTTCACGAACCCGCGCAAGTGCGCCGGGAAGTCTGGTTTCAGGATGCAGGGCGCATGAAAAGCGGCCTCCCCGATCGCATCGTCGATCATCTCTTGCGCCTTGGCCGGCGCGATGGTCGCGAAGTTTTTCAGGTCGTCCGGCGTCAACAGCGGCGCCGGTTGTGGCTCGGTCATGGTCGCGGCCTCCCGTTCATGGGTGACGACGGCCGGCAGCAACCCCGGCCGTCGTCACCGTTGTGTGCGCGCGGCGCCCGCCCGAGAAAGGGGAACCGCGGCACCAGGCGCAGGCAGTTACAGGACAGTCAGCTTCGCGACGCGCGTCGCGTGCTGGATCGACCAGCCCAGGCGCCACGTCACGCGCACGCCGATGGAGTCCGAACTGAAATAGGCGTCGTCGCTGCGGGCCAGCCGAACCGGACTCTGCGCCCCGATCACCGCGGACTGGTCGACGACGAGTAGCGATCCAGCGGGCATGGCCGGCGTGACGAGAACCGGCAGACCGAGCAGCGCCCGAGTAGCGGCCACTGTGCCGGCGCCAACCAACGACTCATTGCTGTCGGTCGCCCGCTTCAGCTTGCTCAGCGTCGCCCACGCCGTCGGATTGGCGATTACGTGAGTCGCCGTGCCGCCGTCAAGTTCGATGAAGGACACCGCGTCGACCAGCTGGTCGAGGTCATCGCCGATCGGCGTCTCGAAGTCGATGATTCCCGGTGTGTTGAGCAGACCGGTCGGGCCGGGATCGGCTTCGAGGTTGCCGAGATAGGCGGCGTTGGCCTTGGTGACGACGCTGCGCGACAGCGACTCGACGACCATCCGCGCGGCCTCGGGCTGCGCCAGCGTCTCGAAGCTGTACTTGCCGAGCGCAGCGACCTTCCCGGTGAGAACGACGACCTCATCGAACTCCTGGTTCGCGTCAGGGATTTCTGCGCCTTCGGCGACGAAACCGACGACGCCATCGTCGGCGACGAACGGAACACGGATTGCCGGTTCGTCGCCCTCTATCGCACCGACGACGGTCGCCGTTTGGAGGATGAGCGCGTCGGGCACGACGTCGGCCGGTACGAACGCGGTCTGGTCGGGTGCCCAAGCCTTCGGGCTGGTGGGGGTGGTCTGAATTGCCATGATGAAACCTCTTCTGAGAGAACGGATTTTACGAACTCACAGGAGGCGCCTGGCCTGGACCTGCAACCCACGCGGTGGGTGTTGCTGCGGCCGGGGGTGCCCTTCCCGAGGCGTGACCCCCGGCCTCAGCACCCGAGTCTAGCCGTCGCGCCCGTCACGCCCCATGACCGCGCCGACCATCGCGTCCAGCCCGGACGGCCTGGGCGGACGTCCAGGGCTGCGACCCTCACCCTTGACGTAGTTGCCCCGCGGCGGCGGGTTCGGAATGCCCAACTGCTCCCGTGCCGCGCCGATCGCCTGTGACACCTTCGCCTCGTCGACGGTGCCGTCGTCGCTCAGCAAGTCGCCGAGTTCCGCAGACGCCCACAGTGCTGCCGGCCGCAGATCATCGGCCGTCGCCAGCCGGTCGACTTCGGCCCGTTGAAGGGCTGCGACGGTCGCCTTGAGCGTGTCGCGTTCGGCTTCGACGTCGCGAAGCCGCCGGCGGTACTTGGCCGCTTCGCGATTGCCCTTGCCGCCGGCGTCTTCGCCGCCGTCGTCGTCCTGGTCGTCGTCCTGGTCCTCGCTGACGGCGTCGGCCGGCGCCTCGGGGGGTTCGGGCGCCGCGGCCGGTTCTGGTGCGCCCTGCGCCACGCTGGCCGGCTCCGCGGCCGGCGGCGCGTTATCGCGCGGAGCGCCGTAGTTCTCGGTCGTGCCGGTGTCGGCGGTGCTGGTATCGGTGCTCATCGTCGTCTCTCTCGGTTGATTGATGTTGCGCTTCGCAGCGGTCTTCACGACTCGCCCCGCCCTGCGTACGGATCGAACAGTTCGACGCCGGGATACTCGCCGGCTTCGACTGCCGCCGCGATGCCGATCCGGTCGGCGTGCGCTCGGTCGAGCAACAGGCTGTTGAACTGGAAGGTTTGAACCGACCGGCCGACCATCAGCGGCCGGCCATCAGCGTCGGTCACAAAGTCGACGTCGATGCTGGTGAACCGTCCGGCGCCCAGGTTTTTTACCCAGCGCTGGGAGTAGTCCTCGACGGCAGCCAGCGTCATCTCGTAGCGCGGACCTGGCGGGCGCTCGCCTACATCGCCGAACAAGTCCCGAACCGCAGCACGCAGGTCGTCTCTGTCCATCATTTTTCTTGATTCCTCTCGGTTGTTTTTTCTTCGGGGGATTTCAGGGGGGGCATGTCGCCCTTGCCGCGAGGGGCGGCGTGGGTGGGGGTGGGGGTTCCTCCCCCTGGGTCGCGGTCATGGCTTGTCGTCGCCGTCGTCTAGGGCGCGGTCGAGCAGCTTGCCGGCTTCGGCGACCAGCGCGCGGGTGGACGCGGGCTGTGATCCGGCGCGCGGGTAGACCTCGACGTAGCAGGTTCGGGCACCGTCGTCTCCGACGGCCGGGACGCCGACGATCAGGACGGCATCGACGGGGACGTCGTTGGGATCGCTGTCGTCGTCTCGGGTGGCGTCGAATAGCGCTGTGATCGCGTCGTCGAGCAATCCGAATGCGAACGCTTCTTCGTGGGCTGTGCTCATGGCTTCACCGCACCGGACGTGTTCACGATCTGGCCGGCGATGACGCCGCGTGGACGCTGTGCGGCCGGCAAAGCATCCAGCCACGCTCGGCAAGGGTCTAGTGCTGGACAGGCCGCGCACTGGCGCAGAGCGGCGCTGCGGGCGTCGTCGAGTTCGGTGGTGGTGATCTGGCCGGTCATGCGGTGCTCGCCGATGGTCCGCTCAAACAGGTCGCTCTTGTGCTTGCATCTGGCACCGTCCAGGTCCGGGATGCTTTCGAGCAGCGCGCGCATGGTGTTCCAGTCAGTCATACGCGCAGCGCTTTCGCGGACACATGCTGGCGCACAAACCCAGCCCAGTCGGTTTCGCGAACCCAGTTCTTTTCCATCAGGTGCGCGGTCCAGACCAACAGTTCCTCGTGAGTGCTGACACGGCCGACGTCGAACTCGTAGCCGGCGTCGTCAGGGTGCGGGTTGCACGCGCTGTGATGCACACGCCACGGCGCACGATCAGGAAACGTGAGCAGCGCCGCGCAGCTGATGACTACTCCCAGTCGTCCTGCTGTGCGCTGGTTGGCTTCGACTTCAAGCCTCCAAATCGCAAGCGCTTCGCGGTACTGACGTAGGTCGCCGTTGGTTACCCCGACGTGGCCGGTGCCGGGTCGGACCGGCTTGTTGCAGACGGCGCAGCTGTACGTGATCTTGGGCGTCATGCTCAGTCCTCGGTGTCGTCGGGTTGGTGGATCGGTTCGGAAAACGATCGGGTCGGCTGAGTTGGCGCGGCCTGGTGCTCGACGTCGGGCCGGCGCAGCCGGCAGCTTCGGGTGCGGCCGGCGGACGGGGCAGCAAGGCGCATGCGGACGACGCACGGAATCGGGCGGGTCTCACCGTTGGGGCGCGTGCACCACCTGTGCGGCGGCGCCTGGCAGTTCGGACATTCCTGGTCCATCGCCGCATCGGCGTAGACCGCTTCGAATATTCGCGACCTCACAACGCGGCCACCTCATTCCACGCGCGCGCGGTCTGTGGGTCACCTGGAAGTCCCCGGTTTGCGTAACCCCGTACGCAGATTCGGCAGGGGAATTCGAGCGGTCGTGCACGCCAGTGCATGACCGGATGGAGTATCCCTAGGTACGTGGGTATTCCTATGTCGCACCCACGGGGGTGCACCTTAGGTGCACGGAAACCGTGCAGCATCGAAAGGTGTTGAGGTGCACCCCTAGTCGTGCACCTCAGCGGGTTTCGTGGTGCACGGTATCCGTGCACCTCAGCGGGTTTCGTGGTGCACGGTATCCGTGCACCACGACCGGCCGTCACAGCTGCGCCTTCTGTTTGGACGGGAGCACGATTGGCTCCTTTGCGATGACCAGTTCTTCATCGGTGAAGCGGCGCCCGCCGGCACAGATCACGTAGGCGCACCGTTGCTTGACGTTCTGCCCGTCGCGGATGAACCCGCGCCGCACTAGTCGGCCGTCGTCTTCGGCCCGCTGTATGGCGGCGCTGGCGCGGTCTCGGTTGAGACCCCATCCGAGTTCGACAGAGATCTGCGTGGCCGACGTCTCCCAAGCTTTCTGGTCCGCCCTGGTGGACGCGCGAGACAGCATCAGCAGGATCACGGCCAGGCCGTCGGAGCCAAGCGCGCGGTGGTGCGCGCCGACGCGAATCAGTTCGTCGGAGACCACGGTGTAGCCCTTGCGCAAGGGGTCGCCGAAGACCTGAATTGGGTTGCGGTGTCCCATCGCGTCATACCACCCCGCCACGAGGCTGCGCGGGCGTCATGGTGCGCTCGCCTTATCGCGGTGGGACCTGTGGCGCTCGCCCGCACGCGTGCCAGCGACCGCGACCGAACGGCCGGCGCTCCGTACCCAGTCGACCAGGACGAACCCGTCCCACTCGTCGCCTGCCATCACGCACCCTTCGCTTCATCGTTGGTAGAACCAGAACCCTGAGGCCGCGGCGCCTACGGGCCGTCGGCGACCTGTTGAATGACGGCCCGGTATTCGCGCGTGGCGCGGCCCATGTGGTCCCTCACCACGACGGTGA
This window contains:
- a CDS encoding phage major capsid protein; translation: MAIQTTPTSPKAWAPDQTAFVPADVVPDALILQTATVVGAIEGDEPAIRVPFVADDGVVGFVAEGAEIPDANQEFDEVVVLTGKVAALGKYSFETLAQPEAARMVVESLSRSVVTKANAAYLGNLEADPGPTGLLNTPGIIDFETPIGDDLDQLVDAVSFIELDGGTATHVIANPTAWATLSKLKRATDSNESLVGAGTVAATRALLGLPVLVTPAMPAGSLLVVDQSAVIGAQSPVRLARSDDAYFSSDSIGVRVTWRLGWSIQHATRVAKLTVL
- a CDS encoding DUF7213 family protein, with protein sequence MSTAHEEAFAFGLLDDAITALFDATRDDDSDPNDVPVDAVLIVGVPAVGDDGARTCYVEVYPRAGSQPASTRALVAEAGKLLDRALDDGDDKP